The genome window GGCTTGTACGGCTGCGCCGTCTTGATGAAGTGATTGTGTCTCGTCTTCTCCTTCTTGTCGGCCTGCATGCTGAAAGTCTCATGATTCTTTCTCAGATGAGAGCCGGGACCCGCAGGGTGGCGTCCAGATCTCtgtgcaaaacacaaatattaccaGAGTCACTTTCCTCCACTTTGTCTCAACCTCAAAGACAGGTTCCAAAGGatgcattattaaaattagGTCTTAAAAATCATTCACTGATCTCCCTACTAAGTAttattacacataaaaaagaaaaaaaagtgatgcaGGTATCTGACCTAAGTAGCGCTTTTTGaatccaaaaaaaatgaagggaTTACTAGGACACAAACCCACGAGATGAGACAAAACAATGAGTTCATGAGAACAAGAAaggattttaataatttaaggAGAACTTCAGACCAAAGTTAGGCTGCAAAATTCCTTTACTCtgcatttttacagatttttgcCACAAATTAATGCCATTTTTTGATTTCTTAAATCTCTTTAAATCTTAAGGGAATGCTTCAGCTTTGCTTGGCCTCCAGTACATCATGTACCATATCCCAGTAACTATGGATAGTGTGTACTGTGATGGTAATGTCCAGCCATTGGTTGttattgtgatgttttctgCCTCCTTCAGTCAAACAAGATAAGCGTATTATTGGCATTAGTAGTGAGTCAGAGCAAAAATGAATGCAGTCCAGCCAACTGGcaataaatttacacttaatCCATGATGGACGCAACAAACCTAGCTAAGTAGCTAGCAAGGGTTCATTAGCAGCTATCTACTGGTAGCCTGTAGTCACAGAATGTAAGATGTCTGCCCAAAGCAGTAGCACACAGCTCAAATTTttgtctgacagaaaagtcctcCCAAAAAACCCATTACGTATTGTCTAGGAGGAcatacaagattaaatagtcctgccataagaaaatttaagacctgcaaTTAAGGATAGCTTACTTTTTATTACTAttcttaagacattttaaggccttaattttataaacatgaatttaaggattttttaaaaggaTGCATGCACTTTGTAGTTTTTAAGGAAAAAGATGGTGAGAATTGctggttttgatttaaaaaaaaattgccataTTGATTTCCTAATAAGAGCCAATTAAGGGGAAACAGGTTAGTTTTGATCAATAAACAATGATTAACTCTAATTAATGGTTTTTGCAAAACTTAATAACCTTGGATATGGTTGATAGAATAATTTGTGGTCTCTTCTCCACAATTTATTCCAGGAcagcataaataaaaagcagtatTTTTGATGACTAAATTCCAGGAGATTTTAGCAGTACAACTGAATGCTAATTAGCTAATGTAATAAAGTAGCCCATCTGATGAGTCAGATATAATCACACAGTCCTACACTGGATTCTCCATGTTAgtattactgcaataaatgacAACATTGTAATAAAAGACCATACTTCTcttgaaaagttacatttagtAGGTCAGAACCAGAATTAGCTTCTTTTTCCACCCACCCTATTGCTGCCGTGGAGATTGTTGTAAATGATTCGGAAGCGCTTCCTGGTGTAGTTGCACCTGTAAGTCCCGCCCATAAGGAACTCGATGACCAGGCCCACATCGATCAAACTGATTTTATAGTTTGGGGGAAGATTACTCTGCGATACAGAAACCACAAAATGTTAGCAAGGTCCCGCTTCACATCGACGCCATAAAGAGCCTTGATCCACTACCTGTTTAACGTCTCTAACCAGGTGGAGGAGAGTTGGGTTGTTGGGAGGTTGTTtctggggaaagaaaaaaaaaagattagatttAAACAAAGCTCACCACTTATGGGTTCTTATTTATTGATGAAGTAGGGAGTGTTTCACAAGGCTACCGTGTTGTAGAGCTCCTCCAGCCGACTGATGGTGAGAAAACGGTGCATGCTGACGCCATTTTCTATGAGCAGCTTCACAAAGTCCACCCTGTCCATGACAAGAGCGTCCAGCATAGCTTGCTCCAAAGAGCTCACCtaccaacaaacaaaaaccgGTTATGAAGTGCATTTTTGTAGCAAAACAgtgtttagaaaacaaaacatattgggagaaaaggacaaaaaaaaaaaaaagcaaaaataaatatccatcTTCTCATTTACGCAAGAGTccaatttgaaaataaacacaggcCTGCAGAGTCGCTTATGAAGACAAATGTAACGGGGTTCATGTTACAGTCAAGACAAGCAGTTCCTGGCAGCCTGCCCTACAAACCGAGGTCGTTCTGGGTGAGTCCGAAGGCTTTTGGCTGAGCAAACGTCCCTGGGAGCCGTGGCTCCCTCTCTCACACACTCACccccacacaaaaacaaatcgTTTTCAAAACATACCAGAAGCTGCTGTCCGTACACAAACACGTGATTCTTGGCAATGTCTACGCGATCCCAGGCCAAAGTCAGGACCAGCTGATCGAAGGCAGATGCGTTTGTGCCTGAAACACACAGGTCCGCTCGTTAAGCAGCTCATGTAAATGCATTTGCTTGAAAATAGGCGATGAAATATTAACTGTGTTTTTAGTTAGGCAGCTGGAAAGGTATAATACAGTCACTTACACACAAAGAGCAACAGATTAGATGAGCTAAATCCAAGAGAGCTGATCCCTTTCATATGATCGGCTTTGTAAGCAGTCCCATTGAAATCATCATTAGGGCAAGTCATCACAATCATTGACGTCGATTTTTATAGCCAACTGagggatttgttgtttttgctgttgtaaaaactgtaaaacctttttcatttaaattggcGTATGCAGGGAGAAgctcagaatattttttcttttaatttacaaaGCTAAGGACACTGGAGTTTGAACCTATAGATAAGTTGGGCCTGAAAGGAGAAAACTTTAACCTTCCACAGTGAATCATCACCTGAACCGCTCTTCATAAGCACCTAAAGACACAGCAATGGGCCATCAATAAACGGGCTGAAAAGAGTTGAAGTTTTCTCTGAATAAATGCTTCACACAATCACTTAAATAAGCATAAAGTTAATAACATAGGGCTGAAACGGCTAATCGGGTTAAAcgtaattaatcatttattgaaataatcgtcaactaaatTAGTCATCGAATAATCATTATCTGAAGTACATGAACTCAAAAAGTCCATTTGATAAAAGAATGGCCTCAGAGCAGCCAATAagccaaaaatacattttgtatggTCTGCAAATATGATCTATCCAGAAAGACTCTAGTGGCGTTTTAAACCTCATCTTGATTCAAATTctgtataataaaaataataaaagcagtgAACTCCTTTAAGGCTACTTTTGCTATCCAACTATTAAtaagttaatccaaaaaatagtCAACAACATATTGATGTTAAGTCGAGCAGAAAGCCTTTCACATGTTCGCGTTACATGTACtttgtttactgtaaaatgaTTGAGctatattattgtattttaggcaataaaattggtttttatttttctcctttcaaatttttatttagaaacaacatgGAGAAAATGCATCTCATCTGTTCACAAAGAGTGATATGATCTTTTACAATCCTCTTTTCAGTTCGCTATATAATTCTAGACAGCACACCCTTCATGTGGTTATGGTACTTTTATTCTTAAAagaatttggattatttttattttcttatgcaTTTCTActattgtataaaataatcttaagtagtcaagtgaaaaaatctacagaatgtgcctttttttatttgattaatcgtcagaataactgATCACTTAAATAATCGTTAACTACATCTCTAAGATAAAATCAGACCATTTCTTAAACTGtttattagaaacatttatACTTTTGCCTAAATAACACTATTTAAGgtgacttattttatttttaaaagtttctcatttttgtattttgtgttggtaggtttactgaaaaacattttttgtaaaataaaacagcataaaTGTCTGATTTGATCATAAAATAACATGATTAGCAGCTCCGGTAAACATAATTCACTATCTGGATGCCAAATTACAATTTCAatagaaatgtaacattttttggCAAACTTTGCATCTTGTATGTGTGTTGTTGCTTCTCCCTTTTCTAATTTTAATGAGCAATCTATTGCATAAGCTGCATCTTGTAGTGGTAAACAGAAAAGCTTTGTGTATTACCTAATGACTTTAAAAGCTTTGAGgtccttttaaaaacagatttttatcaaaaaaaggCAACTGCACCTTAGAGCAAGACATTTCGTGCTTGACTGGATGTCTTGAATGTCTAAACTGGTTTCTCTGAACCGTTAAGTAGTTAAAGGCAAATATTCCGGTCTTAGCAGGGATGACCTGGAATGAGGGTGAACGAGCCGCAAAAATGTGCTCCGAGGAATTCGCTCCTCCTTTGTTGGAGTAAAGTAGAATCCCTGCACCTCCAACGCAAAGACTGAAAGACACGAGACTCAGAAACGGTTGGAACGGGGAGTTCATGTGAATGTGAGCAACCTGATCTCATCGAGAGCACAAAGAGAAGGGCACAGAGGGGGAACTGTGTTCTCAAAGCATATCCATATCAGaatgaaaacagtgaaaaaaggCAATATTAAACTCCAAATACCACCCCCAAAAAAGACATAGGACTTCATCTAATCTATTTCTCCTATTTTATTAGACGAGCTGAAGAATATGATGATGGTTTAGTAAGCAGCCGCTTCACAAACCTTGGAGCAAGGCCCTCAGAATAGCTACGTCGATGTCTTGGTGTTCCTCAGAGCTGATGTGAAACACGGTGATCTGTTGACCAAGAAACAAGATCGGATCATTACCAGGTTCCCACACGCCGTGCCCAGATGTTTCTCGTTATTTCACCCAGGCATCCGTTTGTACTGCTAACACCGGGGTCCTCAGCTGCCATCAGAGACACTGTGAGCGTTACTATGACTTACACTGCTAAAACACTAAATTAACCAAGAATTGGTCtagattctagtgcaaatgtctgagtacacttgaaataggtAAGAAATAGAAGCTTGGTTTgagtcaataactccttaatattgatgaaaaagtgcttgttataaatgaaatattctgccagggggacaaaacattttcctcatgtTATAAGTTCAAACGTCTTGTTCCACTTGcagatcatttcacttataaccTGCACTTTGACGTCAATATTAAGTagtttttgacttaaaacaagctcctatatcaaGTTGAAAAGTTGTTATAAGTTAGTACACTTGAACTGGGACAACACTAAGATATTTTGAGCATGTTAAGATTACTGTGGTACAAAACATATGTGCctttgcattccttgttcatgtaattttatactgccatcatgtttgaaataaaataaatacaaatttgcaCTAGACTCTAGACCAATATTTGGTTAGATTTCGTATTTTTGCTGTGTGATGACCTTTTGAGTTGGAGGATAAATTAGTTCAGTTCATTcgaaattcattttaaaaacatggagTAAAAACAATTACCGGTACTATCATGAAATTTCGTCACctgcttgtttctgtttctcatcaAAAATCTGCAGTTTCATGGTGTAAATTCGccaaaatgtacataaatagACTAAGCAAACACAGGGTCAAAGTTCACTGCAAAAAGACTTGACTCAGTGAAAACATTATTCTCTGTTTATTTCCTAAAGCCCCCATGGGAAAGTGGAGGGTGGAGGCTGGGGGTGCAGTCACTCACAGTATATGACTGAGAAGCCCAACTCCTCTGGTCTGCAGCGTTTGCTTTTAATTAGATTCAGTTTATTGAACCATTTTCAGTCTGCTGCTATACCTGGCTGAGTGTGCATGACGCATCCAAGTAGATCctgtgtaataataataataataataatcagggtttccccagtgtattataagcctggcggacCACCAGGCTAaacattatttactttaaatgggttttttaaaatatacactaGTTACAATGATGGCAAAGATGGGTAGAGTTAGgtttatatataataaaacaatcttTAGCAGGCAGACAATTAtccatttaaaaagataatGTTATTTGATTATACATACACAAGATTTATATACAGTCATATGAAAAGGTTTGGGCACCCCTattaatcttaattatttttatctctaaatATTGGGATGTTTGCAACAGCTATTTCAGTTTGATACAACCAATAACTTATGGACACAGTAATATTTCAGCATTGAAATGAGGTTTATTggactaaaagaaaatgtgcagtaCGCATTGAAACAAAATTTGACAGGTGCAAAAATATGGGCACCTCAACAGAAAAGAGACATTAATATTTAGTAGATCctccttttgcaaaacaaaacagcctcTAGTCGCTTCTTGTAGCTTTTAATGAGTTCCTGGATCCTGAATGAAGGGATTTTTTAccattcctctttgcaaaacaattccAGTTCAGTTAAGTTTGATGGTCGCCGAGCATGGACAGCCCGCTTCAAATCATCCCACAGATGTTCAATGATATTCAGGTCTGGGAGCTGGGATGGTCATTCCAGAACATTGTAACTGCTCCTCTGCATGAATGCCTGAGTAGATTTGGAGcggtgttttggatcattgtcttgCTGAAATATCGTAACTTCAACTTCGTAACTGATTCTTGAACATTATTCTCAAGAATCTGTTAATATTGAGTGGAATCCATGCGACCCTCAACTTTAACAAGATTCCCAGTTCCAGCGTTGGCCACGCAGCCCCATAGCATGATGGAACCTCCACCAGATTTTACAGTGGGCACCAAGTGTTTTTCTTGGAACGCTGTGGTTTTTTGCCGCCATGCATAACGCCTTTTTTTATGACCAAACAACTCAATCTTTGTTTCATCAGTCCACAGGACCTTATTCCAAAATGAAGCTGGCTTGTCCAAATGTGCTTTTGCAAACCTCAAGCGACTCTGTTTGTGGCCTGCTTGCAGAAAAGGCTTCTGTCGCAACACACTCCCAAACAGCTTCTCCTTATGCAAAGTGCGCTGAATTGTTGAACGATGCACAGTGACACCATGTGCAGCAAGATGATGCTGCAGGTCTTTGGAGGTGGTCTGTGGGTTGTCCTTGATTGTTCTCActgttcttcttctctgcctttctgatatttttcttgGCCTGCCACTTCTGGGTTTAACAAGAACTGTCCCTGTGGTTTTCCACTTCCTTACTATGTTCCTCACAGTGGAAACTGACAGTTTAAATCTCTGAGACAACTTTTTGTATCCTTCTCCTGAACAACTATGTTGAACAATCTTTGTTCTCAGATCATTTGATAGTTGTTTTAAGGTCCCCATGATGCCACTCTTCAGAGGGGATTCAAATTGGAGAACAACTTGCAACTGGCCACCTTAAGCACCTTTTCTCATGATTGGACACACTTGTCTATGAAGTTCAAAGCTTAATGAAGTTACCAAACCAATTTTGTGTTTCGGTGAAAAGTAGTTAGGAGtattcaaattaataaaatgattaagGTGCCCATATTTTTGCACctgtcaaattttgttttaatgtgtacTGCACATTTACTTTTAGTCTAATAAACCTCATTTCAATACTGAAATATTACTGTGTCTATAAGTTATTGGTTGTATCAAACTGAAATAGCTGTTGCATACATGCAAATATTTAGAGATAAATATAATTAAGATTAATAGGGGTGCCCAAACCTTTTCATATGactgtatatatagatatatatatatatatgcaaaatTTTACCAGTTCTTTGCTCTTCATGCATTCCATGAGCTTCTGAAAGAGATGGATGGCTTCGTTCTGACTGAAGTTGAACGTTTTCTTGATGGTTGCGACGATGTCCGTCTCCACCCCATCGGGAAGGCCGCTGCGGAGCGACGATTAGAGTCATACACAACGCCATAAAAGTTGGATTTTGAATCCTTCAGCAGATAATATGAACTCTAGATTACAGGAGGCTTTTATCCGATGTTCTACTACCGTAATGATTGCATATCAGAAGTGTTTTACAAGCTGCACTAAACTGAGCAAATAGTCAAAGAATTTTACTCAGTTTTGTCCATTATGAGTCTCTTAACACCCATATGGGTCGGATTTCAAGTCAAAACATTTGCTGTGAGGCAGGTGTGTTGTTGGTTCCTGCAGGATACGTCAAACACCAACCTGTTGCCACAAGATTGAAGAATGTGTAGAACGAAGGATATTTTGCCAAGTGCTAAGAGCTACAACTTTTCTTTCGAAGAAACTAGACAGGCTGCAACAAGAGGAGTGAGCTAACCCACATACCAAACGAATGCTTATAAAGTCTCCATGAGCTATGGTTAACTAAATTACATCCCTGTTGGATGTTTGGGGTTTTGATCTAAAAAAGGGTAAGAATGAAATCAtgattttatagaaataaacaacaacaaaaaactcctCAGTTCAGTTTCAAGTCTATTGGGGATAACTACAGATGCAAATCTGTTGTTGACCAGAATtagcaagtttgttttttttaaaggccagCCCGTACTCGTGATCCGTCAGTCAAAGCCAAAAATACAACCCTTTTCAGATCAGTGAACGCACCAGGTCACggggacattttcttttatgtaagCGTGAAAGGTTGCCTAAATCCACCATTTGAAAATCATTTGCAAAAACACTCTGTGTCAAACAATAAACTATTTAATTATTCAAGTAGGCGTCAACAATTCACCTGACTTAGTTTGGCATTAATATTTTTGGCTGACCTAACAGAGTGACATATTGGAGTAGAGTAGTGACCTTCTTTCGGTTTGCTGCCTGTCAGTGAGCAGCAAAAGGTGGAGGAGGGGCAGCCCTGCATTGCTGCTCTCGGGccagcaaaataaaacttgctTAGACTAGCGGCAAATATCACAAGGCTAattgaaaaaagacaacttatATTTGTAGTTAAATATCTACtctcagaaatgtattttttaaagaaccatttaatttctattttttgtgatttaaaataaacacaaaaaagagcaaaaacagaatagattttttctctctgatgGAAAAAAGGGACAGATTCCACATAATTTCCAACaaacagatgtaaaaacaaataagtacTTTTAGTATCATTCACTGTAGAAATTAAACTCAAGTATTAAAGGACTTTCACTCCACTCGGGCTGGCTCGTTGTTATGGGCCAATCTTTTTGTACACAGACATGCTAATCTTGTGTCCTAAATTCTGACTTCTGTGAGTCAGACTGCGACTTGGAGGAAAAATGAAATCGAGTAAACATCGCTGGCGGACTACTGTGGTTTAAGCTCAAGCAGCAGCTACAGATTTGAtaacaaaaaattcaaaatgtgaattgtTAACAATTTTGGCTAACAATTTTgctcttaaagaaaaacaaaacatactatttaatatataaaacatgatgCCATGCTTTTCACTAAACAgctgtttaactttttaaaaatatctacagATCTCACCGTGCAAACTAATCATCATTATTCATTCTTTATTCTGACTTTGCCTTTTTCTCAACTATTAATTATTTCATTCGGGCTTTGACCGGGTAAGCCGACACCGAAACagtctactttttatttttcatttgtcctCTGTGTGTTTAACCTACCCCCCCTCCTCTGTCTGCTTGTGGACGTAGGCCAATATGTCAGCAGCACGGCCCGTCCCCTCACACACCACCACAGGAACAGGAGGGCTCTCCTGGAGGTACTCCAGCACAGTCAGGATCACGTTTGGACCGCCCTCAAAAATCAGCGCCACGACAGGAACACACTGCCCAAttcctaaaaacaaacaaacaaaaaaaacccccacaaaaacaaatgaaagaaggCCAAAAGAGTGAATTTACACTTGACTTTTTTGGTGCGCTTTTTACTAAAACCCACATTTGCAAACACAGAGCCTACAAGTGATGCAGAAAACCTGCTGAAATCcctcgttttttgttttttaaagtagcTGTGCTCTGCAGGCACTATGTGAGAGGTTGAGGTGATGATACCAATCTCACTGCTATCACACAGTTTCCAACAGGCAGACACAAACTGCCACTGAAGCGAGTAGTAATTAAAAGTCCTTGTGGGAAATGCAACCCTCTCTGGTACAGGTCTACTTTCAACACCTCAAAGAATTAAAgtcagtgttttcacacctgatagtccataGACTCAGTTCAATTAGGGTcgaaaattgtaacatttgttacattttcagctgatgcgATTAGCTGACACATGGAACTGTATCCAACGACCCAAGATAATTGAATATCCgattcccctccttgcctgtggtggcgctgcaccaagaaccactgaggGAAACGACAAAAACTTCCAAAGACGACATGAGCacaacttctttcttcacaaaatgtaaacaaaatggagtagtgtcagattttagcggttgtaggattagTACTGTAGGACTATTGCTAgactcacatttgttttggttgtatttacccagaattccctgaaCTATtgtccatttcctgcttttttagCAGTGTCCAGGCTGCTTGCATTCAcacatgcattcaaactgcatcgGGTTCATTCAACCGAATTGAGACAGAGGTTTTTAGACAGACCAGCGTTAGCTTTTTAACTCCGGTTGAACCCAAATGCATGccaagttttcagatttttgtttgcacaAAATTCTGAAAACTTGGCATTATTCACCTTCCATCTCATATTTATCTAGAACCTGGTTCTGATCTATTTTATCAGAGAAAATGTCtgtggttgtgatgtgacaaTAAATTTAACAGGCTTATGAACACTTTTTCAAGAcattcttttaatttgaaatagaATAATTTACAAAACTCTTTCCTTAcactttttctaattaaaaaaagctaaagctTTTCCTCACGTTTTGTTATTTCACTAAATAAACGGAAACCTTTCCTTACTTGCGTGTATTCTTTGCAGGTTAACGTGTTTCTCCAGGTCCCGCCTGAGTGTGACCTCAGCCCCGTATCGGCCCACTGTCCCATCATCCACCAGGAGGAAGTGGGAATGCAGATTGTTGAGAACGTTTAGTTTGCTGAGAGGATTCAGCAGGGTCTGATATGGGACAATAATCTGCATTTGGGGGTGGGGGCAAAGAAGAAATAAGCAGAGGTATAAGCAGAGTTCTTGAAATAACCCGAGATCAAGACGGATCACTTTGAATTAAGAGGCGTGTCTTACGTCTCTGCCAATAAGATCGCTCCTGTTTTCAATGACTCCCCACGGTGCAACTCCAATTGTGTAAATTTTCTTTGATGACCTTGAGCAGTGTTCTTTAAGCGCGTCCCCCACATGCTTGGCAACACctttggaaatataaaaaacactttcatttaacaatatcaaagaaaaagtcaaattaaaaatcaataaaagtcCACCAAGCAGGGCAGACACCAACGAAAGCCACATCAGAGAACTTCATGACCAGAATTACCTCTACATGACGAGAGTGGTGGACTTCCTGATGAACCACGGGGCTCTGCTATCGGACCTCTTTGATTCAGCAATAATTTGCAAAGTAGACAACCTTCCCAGATGGTCAGGGTGCCACTGAGGCATTAAAAGTAATTACTGGTGTGGGTAATTGACCTCGTGAGTAATGACTTAAACACTATGATCAGACCACAGCATCTTAGCATCTTGCTGCGGCTGCAGACAGACCTCAGCCGCGATTCACAGCCTAATAACATGCTCTGAGGCCGCCATTAGAACTTCTGCTGCATCAGCGCATCGTCTTCACGGCGGCGAAACGTAGATGTTTACAATGTACATCTACTGTCGCTTTTAGTAGAGCCGAGTGACGCAGCCCTCGCATAAACTGATTTAAGAACCTGATCTTGTATTTTCTCATCT of Xiphophorus couchianus chromosome 4, X_couchianus-1.0, whole genome shotgun sequence contains these proteins:
- the trpm7 gene encoding transient receptor potential cation channel subfamily M member 7 isoform X3, with translation MSQKPWIESTFTKRECVYILPVSKDPHRCLPGCQICQQLVRCCCGRLVRQHAGFTASLATKYSDVKLGENSSLPDPEEWSVEKHTEASPTDAYGVINFQGGSHSYRAKYVRLSHDTRPESILRLMLKEWHMELPKILISVHGGVQNFELHPRIKQVVGKGLIKAAVTTGAWILTGGVNTGVAKHVGDALKEHCSRSSKKIYTIGVAPWGVIENRSDLIGRDIIVPYQTLLNPLSKLNVLNNLHSHFLLVDDGTVGRYGAEVTLRRDLEKHVNLQRIHARIGQCVPVVALIFEGGPNVILTVLEYLQESPPVPVVVCEGTGRAADILAYVHKQTEEGGGLPDGVETDIVATIKKTFNFSQNEAIHLFQKLMECMKSKELITVFHISSEEHQDIDVAILRALLQGTNASAFDQLVLTLAWDRVDIAKNHVFVYGQQLLVSSLEQAMLDALVMDRVDFVKLLIENGVSMHRFLTISRLEELYNTKQPPNNPTLLHLVRDVKQSNLPPNYKISLIDVGLVIEFLMGGTYRCNYTRKRFRIIYNNLHGSNRRSGRHPAGPGSHLRKNHETFSMQADKKEKTRHNHFIKTAQPYKPKLESTAEQNKKRSKEEIVDIDDPETRRFPYPFNELLVWAVLMKRQKMSLFFWQHGEENMAKALVACKLCRSMSYEAKKSDVVDDTSEELKEYSNEFGTLAVDLLEQSFRQDETMAMKLLTYELKNWSNSTCLKLAVSSHLRPFVAHTCTQMLLSDMWMGRLNMRKNSW